A window of Fundulus heteroclitus isolate FHET01 chromosome 15, MU-UCD_Fhet_4.1, whole genome shotgun sequence contains these coding sequences:
- the LOC118566243 gene encoding ankyrin repeat and EF-hand domain-containing protein 1-like yields MSCALAQDRLEVLQIYRLLQWVHKGEKAEIEKMVKLGVKNLINLKEPRDGLGVLHLAVSTKNSDLVDLLLSLGAHPDVQDLRGRTPVMLAAEMGNEEIFALLLQKQPDMRLVDAEGKGVLFYCNYPTKRHARCLQVALKNQADPNNVSAEGVHVLNVMCEKADECTPLCLILLDAGADPDATNEGTGVTALMEAARTGSLPVVRDILRRGGNPNALDKKCFSAVHYAALSGSFEVIQVLSSFAAEMGVVNLDNCTPLHYAAATGNANSCKFLAQRGCNPKLKNKEGLLPRQIAKDSGHKAAAKELRKAEKQFGKGNKSNSGTLMSDPWALTLHDWSNEHEAELGEAFGDKLAAVSTETFLSVLEELNAPVELAQLHTVVSAHDMKGEGVVNVTDFIKGVKYIKKPFRLSVYVSQKKKKERGGKGGKKKKKGFVLPMPICTLVPELKPRRPDGGPPDFMIEKYHNLSDVRRFDHDHPPIHPIVNDSGWYIEKPNKIYINVNYCVRNGDLESLDLAFSQGVPVDAQDEYYKSPLMEACSSGNYEMAQYLLSKGADVSLCDQFFWTPLHHAAHGGHLEIVELLVNAGAEVNVTALSEGTPLMRAIESSSFSCVDFLIKAGARVNAESKKGQNCLEIARNFGDPNIVQLLEDMMSSLPEAKAAKESGGKQKPAKKKVATTQGAVQSRTMTGTSSARTPTQTNSQSVVLHNSRITAGKANTVDVSFVPKTVWGKPPTTSQLMANIERRKERLTLEVGFDDLLMPFSQRFQARILEITKPRTKLEESQRQRQVS; encoded by the exons ATGAGCTGCGCGTTGGCACAGGACCGCCTGGAGGTCCTTCAGATCTACCGCCTGCTGCAGTGGGTCCATAAAGGAGAGAAGGCGGAGATAGAGAAGATGGTGAAGCTTGGCGTGAAGAACCTCATTAACCTCAAGGAGCCACGGGACGGCCTGGGGGTGCTTCATCTGGCAGTTTCAACCAAAAATAGCG ACCTTGTTgacctcctcctctccctcggCGCGCATCCCGACGTCCAAGACCTGCGGGGCCGGACGCCTGTCATGCTGGCTGCCGAGATGGGGAACGAGGAGATTTTTGCTCTGCTGCTCCAGAAGCAACCTGACATGAGGCTGGTGGACGCCGAGGGCAAAG GCGTGCTGTTCTACTGCAACTACCCCACCAAGCGTCACGCCCGCTGTCTACAAGTGGCTCTGAAGAACCAGGCTGATCCTAACAATGTTTCGGCGGAAGGGGTTCATGTCCTCAACGTGATGTGCGAAAAAGCTGACGAGTGTACCCCCTTGTGTCTCATCCTGCTAGATGCTGGTGCAGACCCCGATGCAACAAATGAg GGAACTGGTGTGACAGCGTTGATGGAGGCAGCCAGGACAGGCTCCCTGCCGGTGGTCCGAGACATTCTCAGGAGGGGTGGCAACCCCAACGCCCTGGATAAAAAGTGCTTCAGTGCAGTGCACTATGCTGCCTTGAGTGGCTCCTTTGAG GTCATTCAGGTGCTGTCATCGTTCGCAGCAGAAATGGGCGTGGTTAACCTGGATAACTGTACGCCGTTACACTACGCCGCTGCCACCGGCAATGCCAACTCCTGCAAGTTCTTAGCACAGAGAG GTTGTAACCCTAAGCTGAAGAACAAGGAAGGTTTGCTGCCGCGTCAGATTGCCAAAGACTCTGGTCACAAAGCAGCAGCCAAGGAGCTGCGCAAAGCAGAGAAGCAATTTGGGAAGGGCAACAAGTCCAACAGTGGCACCTTGATGTCAGATCCCTGGGCCCTGACCCTTCATGATTGGTCAAACGAGCACGAGGCGGAATTAGGGGAAGCCTTTGGGGACAAATTGGCCGCAGTTAGCACAGAGACCTTTCTGTCAGTGTTGGAGGAGCTAAACGCTCCGGTTGAACTAGCCCAACTGCACACGGTCGTCTCAGCCCACGACATGAAAGGAGAGGGCGTCGTCAACGTGACTGACTTCATCAAAGGTGTGAAATACATCAAGAAACCGTTCCGGCTTTCTGTGTACGTGtcccaaaagaagaagaaagaaagaggagggAAGGGgggcaagaagaagaagaagggatTTGTCCTCCCCATGCCCATTTGCACCCTCGTACCAGAGCTCAAGCCCAGACGGCCTGACGGAGGCCCTCCTGACTTCATGATCGAGAAGTACCACAATTTATCAGACGTTCGGCGGTTTGACCACGACCACCCTCCCATCCATCCCATAGTCAACGACTCAGGGTGGTACATCGAGAAGCCAAACAAAATCTACATCAATGTCAACTACTGTGTGAGGAACGGAGATCTGGAGTCTCTGGACCTCGCCTTCAGTCAGGGAGTGCCTGTGGACGCTCAGGATGAATATTACAAGAGCCCACTGATGGAGGCCTGCTCCAGCGGCAACTACGAGATGGCCCAGTACCTTCTGAGCAAGGG GGCGGACGTCAGCCTGTGTGACCAGTTCTTTTGGACGCCCCTTCACCATGCGGCTCACGGGGGACATTTGGAAATAGTCGAGCTGTTGGTGAATGCCGGGGCCGAGGTCAACGTGACGGCTCTCAGCGAAGGCACGCCGCTCATGAGAGCCATCGAGAGCTCCAGCTTCTCATGTGTGGACTTCCTCATCAAGGCTGGGGCCAGAGTCAATGCAGAGAGCAAGAAAG GACAAAACTGCCTGGAAATTGCCAGAAACTTTGGAGATCCAAACATAGTGCAGCTGTTAGAAGACATGATGAGCTCTCTGCCAGAAGCCAAAGCAGCAAAAGAGTCGGGCGGCAAACAGAAACCTGCCAAAAAGAAG GTGGCGACCACACAGGGGGCTGTGCAGAGCAGGACCATGACTGGGACATCATCAGCGAGGACCCCCACACAGACTAATTCCCAGAGCGTCGTCCTGCACAACAGCAGGATCACTGCAGGAAAAGCTAACACGGTGGACGTCAGCTTCGTGCCAAAAACC GTTTGGGGTAAACCGCCCACCACCAGCCAGCTGATGGCAAACATAGAGAGACGAAAGGAGCGCCTGACCCTGGAGGTGGGCTTTGATGACTTGCTGATGCCTTTCAGCCAGCGCTTCCAGGCGAGGATCTTGGAGATAACAAAACCACGGACTAAACTGGAGGAAAGCCAGAGACAGAGACAAGTGTCATAA